Proteins co-encoded in one Neodiprion lecontei isolate iyNeoLeco1 chromosome 3, iyNeoLeco1.1, whole genome shotgun sequence genomic window:
- the LOC107226083 gene encoding uncharacterized protein LOC107226083 encodes MTRRKNHRRARQKQILQDSCLTLDKSNENIEIDYLDQSLGVDHDTPDPNLRTPEAVMCNSQNSTDPLHFKDLSPKLIGKISRSKFDLEIPDCDTRQILNMESITKLDISFKNVISETQRCDDTSSMLKDIQVEHSHTNLDNYLMNKTVSLDSAVIIELEAEGAARSETHDNIVNNTQKSSITLTAFDQPKNNEFNETNDRFNFNDLNKQSNSDTCILEKNSPLSSKSCQTNSSVNRCFRFECNQGGEYSEADKMLLKVDENWYRKKQIFPSLEQLDILHTQSEPGPLPTNYINDKASNTNLCDQFNSQSTYYDNGDTYCWSNADGDDAINYSRSSSPPAKRSRTALHFESENKPKTSIAHPPNLKFQSKPIATEQDDSEYTIALKKYCSSSSCSPASVDLPTVSDLNAKVSASEIESQELHYAKPHPDCTYCLRIAQPPAVQIRAVIVPLTKITEFCIWITKKFVELLRKGWVWLQSIAATNVRKPERNDSDEIVDKLTQLVTTIRCEHEQSISMLSEKVTQLTAELNQVRMQSEVAFSVLTTEVTGMRETNINLVQNNTILSDQLKSINSTLECTHVKSSLPPPPPPPPPPPPPPPLQPIIPTTPKSSRRLKTPTRKCSTPLHQSRPAITVEDLLKVTLKKAAPSAKENKLHKPVHPRGPAVSLDMLRSVKLRSARRRSIDRSSKSPRSTSLSTRARSLTPISLSPIMAGIESPLGRILRQVDINKRGPKRALSNSMYSDVELSKNSPRNLSIVKHSKSDSLMI; translated from the exons ATGACGAGGCGTAAGAACCACCGTCGAGCTCGCCAAAAGCAAATTCTCCAAGATTCTTGTCTTACACTGGataaatcaaatgaaaatattgaaattgacTATCTTGACCAAAGTTTGGGAGTAGATCATGATACACCAGATCCAAATCTAAGGACTCCTGAAGCGGTGATGTGTAATTCCCAAAATTCGACTGACCCGTTGCATTTTAAGGATCTGAGTCCAAAgttaattggaaaaatttcaagatccAAATTTGACCTTGAAATACCAGATTGTGACACCAGACAAATATTGAACATGGAATCCATCACAAAGCTCGACATAAGCTTCAAAAATGTGATATCAGAGACGCAACGTTGTGACGATACTTCCTCCATGTTGAAGGATATTCAAGTTGAACATAGTCATACCAATCTCGATAATTATCTAATGAATAAAACTGTATCTCTTGACTCTGCTGTGATAATCGAATTAGAAGCCGAAGGCGCAGCAAGGTCTGAAACGCATGACAACATTGTCAATAATACGCAAAAAAGTAGCATAACTCTTACGGCTTTTGATCAgcctaaaaataacgaatttaaCGAGACTAATGACCGCTTTAATTTCAATGATCTGAACAAACAAAGTAATTCCGATACATGTatcttggaaaaaaatagCCCTTTGAGTTCAAAGAGCTGCCAAACGAATTCTTCAGTGAATAGATGTTTTAGATTTGAATGTAACCAAGGGGGGGAATATTCAGAAGCTGATAAAATGTTGCTGAAAGTAGATGAGAATTGGTacagaaagaaacaaatatttccaagCTTGGAACAATTAGACATTCTGCACACACAATCTGAACCTGGACCGTTGCCAACTAATTATATAAATGACAAAGCTAGTAACACAAACTTGTGTGACCAATTTAATTCACAGTCAACATATTATGACAATGGAGATACTTACTGCTGGTCAAATGCGGATGGAGATGACGCAATCAATTATTCGAGAAGTAGCTCACCGCCAGCCAAAAGGAGTCGAACAGCATTGCATTTTGAAAGTGAGAACAAGCCAAAAACATCTATAGCTCACCCcccaaatttaaaatttcaaagtaaacCGATTGCTACGGAGCAGGATGACAGTGAATATACTATAGCTCTGAAAAAATACTGCAGCAGTTCCTCGTGCTCACCAGCATCTGTTGACTTGCCAACAGTATCAGATTTGAATGCAAAAGTGTCTGCGTCAGag ATAGAATCCCAGGAGCTCCATTATGCCAAACCACATCCAGACTGTACGTACTGCCTACGAATAGCACAACCTCCGGCAGTGCAAATAAGAGCTGTAATAGTACCTTTAACCAAAATTACAGAGTTTTGTATatggattacaaaaaaatttgttgaattacTTAGAAAG GGATGGGTATGGCTCCAAAGTATAGCTGCAACCAATGTACGAAAACCTGAAAGAAATGACTCGGATGAAATAGTCGACAAGTTGACTCAATTAGTCACGACGATAAGATGTGAACACGAACAATCAATATCAATGTTAAGTGAAAAAGTAACGCAACTTACAGCAGAGCTGAATCag GTTCGAATGCAAAGTGAAGTGGCATTCTCAGTCTTGACCACAGAAGTTACTGGCATGCGCGAAACCAATATTAATCTTGTGCAAAACAACACGATTTTATCAGATCAATTAAAGTCAATAAACAGTACGTTGGAGTGTACACATGTGAAATCATCCTTACCACCACCGCCACCTCCGCCACCTCCACCacctccaccaccaccattACAGCCAATAATACCCACGACACCAAAGAGTAGCAGGAGACTCAAAACACCCACTAGAAAGTGTTCTACTCCATTACATCAGAGCAGACCAGCTATTACAGTAGAAGATTTGTTGAAAGTTACTTTGAAAAAGGCAGCACCATCAGCCAAG GAAAACAAATTGCACAAACCTGTACACCCTCGTGGTCCAGCAGTCTCGCTGGACATGCTACGTAGTGTGAAACTAAGATCGGCAAGACGTAGATCAATTGACCGGAGTTCAAAATCACCAAGAAGTACATCACTGTCAACGAGAGCACGTTCTCTCACACCTATCAGTTTGTCTCCGATTATGGCAGGGATAGAAAGTCCATTGGGTAGAATCCTTCGACAGGTGGACATCAATAAACGAGGACCAAAGCGGGCTTTATCCAATTCAATGTACAGTGATGTAGAATTGTCCAAGAACAGTCCCCGCAATCTCAGCATAGTAAAACACAGTAAGTCTGACTCATTGATGATATAA